GGGGTGGCGACGTCGTCGAGGTAGTCCGAGGCGATGCGCTCCAGACAAGCGTCGCCGGTGAACAGCGCCACGTGCGTGGCCCCGTTCCAGGTGACGAGGACGCCGGAGTCGAGGTTGGTGCTGAGCGACCGGGCCCAGACGTAGGAGGTGGCCGGGTCCCAGCGGGAGGCGATGACCAGGATCGGCGGCGCACCCGGGGCGTCGACCGGGCGGTCGCGGGGCTCGACGGGCACGTTCATCATCGCCGAGAAGCGGTTCTCCCGGATCAGCCCGGGCCCCATGACCGGGGCGGGCCCGGAGACGGCGTCGATCTCGGCGGGGTCGCCCGGCATGATCCCGCTCGCTCGGGAGATCGGCCAGTAGGCGGGGATGGTCACGGAGTCGACCGAGACGAAGGCGGCCTCCTCCAGGTCGCCGGCCTCGAGGCCGGCGAGCAGCTGACCCAGCTGCGGCCAACCCTCGTTCTGGAACAACTTGCCGAAGATGAGGGTCGAGACCCGTGCGCCGTCCACGGGCGGCCCCACCGGCGGGCCGTCAGGGTCCGGACGGTAGGGGGTCGGGTCGTCGGCGAAGCGCTGGACCAACCGGGCCGTGCGCTCCCCCACATCGGTGCCGTCGTTGAAGGCGCAGTTGCGGTCCGCCTCGCAGAGCTCGGCCCAGTGCTCGAAGGCCTCCTCGGAGCCGAGCGCGTTGTTGAGGTTGAGCTCCTCGGGGGTGTCGGAGGGGTCGAGCGGACCGTCCAGGATGAACTTGTCCACGCGGTCCGGGAACAGGTCGGCGTAGACCGCACCCAGGAAGGTGCCGTAGGACGCGCCGTAGAAGGAGATGCGCTCCTCGCCCAGCGCCTGGCGGATGAGCTCCATGTCCTGGGCCACCGCCACCGTGCCGACGTGGTCGAACAGATCGGGATCGCCGGTGCGGCACGACGCCTCGAACGCGGCGGCGGCATCGGTCCATGCCTGGCGCTCCTCGGAGGTGCGCGGCGGCGACGCCAGGGTCTCGACCGCCATGGCGGCATCTTGCGAGCAGGGCAGCGGCGTGGAGTCGCCGGTGCCGCGTGGGTCGAAGCCGATCTGGTCGTAGCGCTCCTGGGCCAATGGGAGGCGCAGGCCCAGACCGCCGGCTCCCGGGCCCCCGGGGTTGAGCAGCAGCACGCCTCGCCGGTTGTCGGGGTCGGTGGCGGGGATCCGGCTCACCGCGATCTCGATGGTGGGGCCGGTCGGGTCGGCGTGGTCGAGGGGGACCTCGAGCAGACCGCACTCGACATCGAAGCCACACGGGCTCCAGTCGATCGGCGGAGCCGCTTGTGCGGCCGCCGTCTCGGTGTCCGGCGTCGGGGCGATCGTGACGCCGGCGACGAGCGTGGCGACGAGGAGTGGGAAGGCGACGACCCGGCGGAGCATCGCCCGACCCTAGTGACCGGGTGAGCTCCGACGCGCCTACGAGGGCCGTGCGGGCAGGCCGAGCACGTCGGCCTTGGCCGCGGTGTACTCGTCGTCGCTCAGGGCACCGCGGCCGTGGAGCTCGGCCAGACGCTCCAACGAGTCGACCGAGGCCGTACCGGTACCGGCCGCAGCGGCGTTCGTGCCCCGACGCGCCCACCAGTCCGACACCGACGACCATCCCGAGCGGGCGGTGCCCGTGACCACCTCTCGCAGCTGGCCCCACTCGGCGTCGGGGAACTCCCGGCGGCTCTGGCGGCGGAGGGCCTCGACCGCGAACCCGTAGACGGCCAGCAGGATGAGGGTGGACCACCAGACGTCGAACGCCGGCAGCGGACTCCAGAGCACGAGCAGGCCGAAGACCACGGCGGCGGTCGACCACACGGCCCACGGCTCGGTGCTGAGGAGCGGGGCGGCCTCACGACGCACCGCCACCGCCGCCCGGCTCGGACCGGCGTAGACCGCGCCGGCGACCAGCACGACCCCGTAGGCGACGCCCGCCCAGGCCAGCTGGGCGAGGAGCGCGGAGGCGATCATGAACACCGAACGGGCCGGGGCCTCGTTGGCCGGGTTCTCCACCATCGACACCACGTAGTCGAGCGAGAGGCGTCGCACCACGAGCAGCACGATGCTGGCCCCCAGCAGCGACCAGCCGACGAGACGGATGGTGCGGCGACGGTCGACCGAGAGGAACACCGCGAGCGCATAGAGGGCGATGACCACGACGAACAGCCACACGCTCAGCGTCTGGGTGATCTGCACGGCGCGCTGGGCGGCCGCGAGCTCGTCGGACTCGGCGATCACGATGTTGCCGACGTCGGGTGGGATCTGGTCGAGGAGGTCGGACGAGAGCCCGAGCTGCTCGCCGAGCTGGCGGACGAGGTCCCCCAGTTCGAGGGTCACCACCCCGTCGGCGGTCGACACCACGTTCAGGTCGTCCTCGAGGACGGCGACGAGGGTCTCGTGGGCGCGTCGGTTCACCCGGCTCCACAGGTTCTGCACCTGGTTGGTGTCGAGGAGGTACCCCACGGCCTGGGTGGCCGGTTGCCGCAGCGCGGCCGCCGCCGGACCGGCGAGCCCTTCGAGGTCCTCGGGCAGGGCGTCGGCGAGCTGGGCCTGCACGTCGACCTGGGCGTAGAGCTCGCTCACGATGTACTCCGACAGCGCCGCCTGGACGTCGGGATCTTCGAGCAGCTCGTCGCTGGCCGCCACCCAGTTGTCGGTGTTCAGCACCTGGCGCTGCACCCACGCCGTCAACGAGGCGAGCACGGCGAGCACGGTGGCCACGGCCACCAGGGCGACGACCCATCCCCGACGGGGGTGCCGGCCCTGGACGGGCGCGCCGTCGGTCTCGGTGGTCCCGGCCTCGGTGGGTGGATCGGGCTGGTCAGCGGTGGTCATGGCCAGGCTCCCTCGCTCGGGTCGGGCAACGTGCCACGAGCAGGCTTGCGCATACGGCCTGCCCGCGGCGGGATGATCGCGACCGGCCGGAGGCAGGGTCGGACGCCCGACCGCGTCGGGAGCGAACTCTCCCCCGTCCGTCTGGGCCCCTTGCTCCACGCTCGGCGAAGAGAACTCGGACAGCCCGTTCTCGGCGACTGGCTCTCCGACTCCGCCCGTCGGGTCGGTCCGACCGTCACCGTGCGCTTCTCCGGTCGCAACTGGCACGACGAGGAGCTCCTGGCCTACGAGCACACCTTCGCCGTGCCGCCACTCGGATAGCTGCCGTGCCCTGGCCCGGCCCCCGGCGCCGCCGCTGCGGACGACGACGAGGAAGGGCGACACGAGGCCGTCACCGTGCGGGGCGAGATGCGTCGCAACGGTTCGACGCACGCCGCAGACGTCGCACACCGGAGACGGCGCCGCCGACGACGCAGCCCAGCACCGCTCCGAGCACGGCCGATGGCACGCCCAGCTCGAAGACGGCGAACCAGGCCGTCGGGGGGTTGGCCATCAGCCCGAGCACCAGGCCGACCACGGCTCCCACCGCGCCGAGGCCCACGCCGGAGATGATCGCGACGCGCACCGGCATGGGAAACGCACGCGCGCCACGCCGTGCCTCCGCCGTCCAAGCCGCCGGTCCGCCCACCTGCACAGCCTGCCAGGCCCGCTCGACGCGTGCCGAAGGTCGAGGCTCTGACGAGACGCCGACACCGAGCCCACGAGGAGAAGCCCCTCGACGACGCCACCCACGACCCGGCCCGGACCTCCCACCGTGACGCCCCCACCCAGCGCGGCGCCTGCCCACAGGTGCCCGAGCACAGCAAGGGTGAAGCAGCCGCAGTGTCGCAGTGTCGCAGTGTCGCAGTGTCGCAGTGCCGCAGTGCCGCAG
The window above is part of the Rhabdothermincola salaria genome. Proteins encoded here:
- a CDS encoding alpha/beta fold hydrolase — translated: MLRRVVAFPLLVATLVAGVTIAPTPDTETAAAQAAPPIDWSPCGFDVECGLLEVPLDHADPTGPTIEIAVSRIPATDPDNRRGVLLLNPGGPGAGGLGLRLPLAQERYDQIGFDPRGTGDSTPLPCSQDAAMAVETLASPPRTSEERQAWTDAAAAFEASCRTGDPDLFDHVGTVAVAQDMELIRQALGEERISFYGASYGTFLGAVYADLFPDRVDKFILDGPLDPSDTPEELNLNNALGSEEAFEHWAELCEADRNCAFNDGTDVGERTARLVQRFADDPTPYRPDPDGPPVGPPVDGARVSTLIFGKLFQNEGWPQLGQLLAGLEAGDLEEAAFVSVDSVTIPAYWPISRASGIMPGDPAEIDAVSGPAPVMGPGLIRENRFSAMMNVPVEPRDRPVDAPGAPPILVIASRWDPATSYVWARSLSTNLDSGVLVTWNGATHVALFTGDACLERIASDYLDDVATPSRAEGARCDTATLAASTDPDIGPWPSDDGGGEATVPAPVAVGVVTPAFTG
- a CDS encoding SHOCT domain-containing protein, which translates into the protein MTTADQPDPPTEAGTTETDGAPVQGRHPRRGWVVALVAVATVLAVLASLTAWVQRQVLNTDNWVAASDELLEDPDVQAALSEYIVSELYAQVDVQAQLADALPEDLEGLAGPAAAALRQPATQAVGYLLDTNQVQNLWSRVNRRAHETLVAVLEDDLNVVSTADGVVTLELGDLVRQLGEQLGLSSDLLDQIPPDVGNIVIAESDELAAAQRAVQITQTLSVWLFVVVIALYALAVFLSVDRRRTIRLVGWSLLGASIVLLVVRRLSLDYVVSMVENPANEAPARSVFMIASALLAQLAWAGVAYGVVLVAGAVYAGPSRAAVAVRREAAPLLSTEPWAVWSTAAVVFGLLVLWSPLPAFDVWWSTLILLAVYGFAVEALRRQSRREFPDAEWGQLREVVTGTARSGWSSVSDWWARRGTNAAAAGTGTASVDSLERLAELHGRGALSDDEYTAAKADVLGLPARPS